In the genome of Asterias amurensis chromosome 16, ASM3211899v1, one region contains:
- the LOC139948945 gene encoding vacuolar protein sorting-associated protein 41 homolog gives MAVHTKFMAVGTHWGMVHVLDLQGNNIEGKEFAKHSTTVNQISLDSNGDYLSSCSDDGRVAITGLYEDEFNQIQSFDCPVKSLALDPRFSRQSSGRQFVTGSDKLTLHERGFFNRSKSTILHQGEGPIRTVKWKGCFVAWANDLGVKVYDLSSKRRITFIKRDHDEKLRPEIYPCQLCWKDNVTLLVGWANTVKICVVKERRQLEGKDMPNRYVEIVSAFTTDFYVCGLAPMNSDIVVIAYITAEITECDDDTEESEGAWRPQLKIITPLVDDYELVSGEALSIRGFQDYRPSDYHLAHLEGEGVFYIVSPKDIVLARKRDMDDHVSWLMENEKFEEALAETKAHAKVLQRHKVLDTGMAYLNYLINEGEFEKAASMCEPILGKQKDLWEQEVYQFAKLHKLKTISPYIPRGDLRLSKAIYEMILNDFLQTDLEGFHQLIKEWPPDLYDLMTLVCAVQDRLLRDPNNRILMQTLGELYSYDQRYDKALAIYLKLGHKDVFSLIHRHNLFDSIQYKIVTLMEFDTERAVNLLIENVTKVPVKKVVEQLEEHPELLYHYLDALFHKHPNLSQDFQALQVKLYAEFNRDKLLPFLRNSQHCPMEVALEVCEQRRFIPEMVFLLGRMGNTTQALRLIIEEMGDVDRAIEFAKEHDDTALWDELIDASMDKPSFITGLLNNIGTHVDPIILINRIKEGMEIPGLRDSLVKILQDYNLQISLREGCKKILVSDCFALLDRLNRSQKRGIKVEDDHHCDSCHDQILVGESQPSVVVFYCHHTFHEECMIAQNMENCMICHSQRKGPGSIMAAFR, from the exons ATGGCCGTACACACCAAG TTCATGGCAGTGGGGACACACTGGGGCATGGTGCATGTTCTTGATCTTCAAGGTAACAACATAGAGGGCAAGGAGTTTGCTAAG CACAGTACAACAGTGAACCAGATTAGCTTAGACAGCAACGGAGATTACTTGTCTAGTTGTTCAGACGATGGAAGA GTTGCCATCACTGGTCTGTACGAAGATGAGTTTAATCAAATTCAATCATTTGATTGTCCAGTTAAG TCGCTGGCTTTAGATCCGAGGTTTTCAAGACAAAGTAGCGGACGGCAGTTTGTAACTGGGAGTGATAAA CTTACGTTACACGAAAGAGGCTTCTTCAATCGCAGCAAGTCAACCATTCTCCACCAGGGGGAGGGGCCTATCCGCACTGTCAAATGGAAGGGCTGCTTCGTTGCTTGGGCAAACGATTTG GGAGTTAAGGTTTACGACTTGTCGTCAAAGCGTCGCATCACGTTCATCAAACGAGACCACGATGAGAAGTTGCGCCCCGAGATCTATCCGTGTCAACTCTGCTGGAAAGACAATGTCACGTTACTAGTCGGCTGGGCTAATACTGTTAAA ATTTGTGTTGTGAAGGAACGACGCCAGCTGGAAGGAAAAGATATGCCCAACAGATACGTGGAGATCG TCAGCGCGTTTACAACAGATTTCTACGTCTGCGGCTTAGCTCCAATGAACAGTGACATCGTTGTGATTGCGTACATCACCGCGGAGATCACCGAATGCGATGAT GACACTGAGGAAAGCGAAGGTGCCTGGCGCCCCCAGTTGAAAATCATCACGCCTCTTGTCGATGATTACGAACTGGTATCCGGCGAGGCGCTATCAATACGCGGCTTTCAGGATTACCGGCCAAGTGATTACCATCTAG CACATCTGGAAGGGGAGGGTGTTTTCTACATCGTTAGCCCGAAGGACATCGTTCTTGCTCGGAAACGAGATATGGATGATCACGTCTCATGGCTAATGGAAAATGAGAAGTTTGAG GAAGCACTAGCCGAGACCAAGGCCCACGCTAAGGTCCTTCAGAGACACAAGGTCCTAGATACAGGAATGGCGTACTTGAACTATCTCATCAACGAAGGAGAATTTGAAAAGGCAGCAAG TATGTGTGAACCAATCTTGGGCAAGCAGAAGGACCTCTGGGAGCAGGAGGTGTACCAGTTTGCAAAGCTCCACAAACTGAAGACTATCAGCCCTTACATCCCCAGAGGGGACCTGAGACTCAGCAAGGCCATCTACGAGATGATACTCAATGACTTTCTACAGACAGATCTTGAG GGCTTCCATCAACTGATCAAGGAGTGGCCGCCAGATCTGTACGACCTCATGACCCTAGTGTGTGCCGTACAGGACCGACTACTAAGAGACCCTAATAATCGTATCCTCATGCAGACGTTGGGGGAGCTCTACTCGTATGATCAGCGATACGACAAGGCCCTGGCCATCTATCTCAA gcTTGGccacaaggatgttttttctctcatacaTCGCCACAACCTCTTTGATTCCATCCAATACAAGATTGTGACTCTGATGGAATTCGACACGGAACGGGCCGTCAATCTTCTCATAGAGAACGTCACCAAAGTGCCT GTTAAAAAAGTTGTGGAACAATTGGAAGAACACCCAGAGCTGCTGTATCAT TACCTCGATGCCTTATTCCACAAACATCCCAACCTTAGCCAGGACTTCCAGGCTCTCCAAGTGAAGCTCTATGCCGAGTTTAACCGGGATAAACTCCTGCCCTTCCTACGGAATAGCCAACACTGTCCCATGGAAGTTGCGTTGGAAGTCTGTGAACAGAGGCGGTTCATCCCAGAAATGGTCTTCCTGTTGG GTCGAATGGGTAACACAACTCAAGCCTTAAGGCTGATCATAGAGGAGATGGGGGACGTTGATAGAGCTATAGAGTTTGCTAAAGAGCACGATGACACGGCACTATGGGATGAACTCATTGATGCATCCATGGATAAACCAT CTTTTATAACTGGGCTTTTGAACAATATCGGCACACATGTGGACCCCATCATTTTGATCAAT CGCATCAAGGAAGGGATGGAGATCCCAGGCCTCAGAGATTCCTTAGTCAAGATTCTTCAAGACTACAACCTTCAGATCTCACTGCGTGAAGGCTGTAAGAAGATCCTAGTCTCGGATTGCTTCGCTCTACTGGACAGGCTCAACCGAAGCCAGAAGAGAGGGATCAAAGTAGAAG